Genomic window (Synechococcus sp. LA31):
CTCCGCCAGGGCAATCAGATCATCGAGCCCGGGTCGTAGCTGGGCCGCCACCTGCCGGTCGATCACCGGCACGGCCAGCACCAGCAGGCTGGGCTGCACCTGGCGCAGGGATTCCAGCGCGGCCCGTACCGTGAGGCCTGTGGCGACGCCGTCGTCAACGACCAGTAGCGGGCGGTGCCGCAGGCTTGCCGGAGCCGGGTCGCCGTAGAGGCGCCGCCGCCGCTCCAGCTCATGGCTTTCTGCCGCCACGATGCGCTGCCGAAGGCTTGGATCCAGGCCATAGCTGCTGGCAGTGGGTTCATCCCAGATCAGGATCCCGCCGGGGGCGATGGCTCCGAGGGCCAGCTCCGGCGCACGCGGGTGCGCCAGCTTGCGCACGGCCCAGCTGGCTAGGGGCAGTTGCAGGGCGCGGGCTACTTCCGCGGCGACCACCACACCTCCGCGCGGGAGGCCCAACACCAGCGCATCGCTTTGTTCACGCCAGGCGCTAAGCCGTTGGGCCAGTGCCTGACCGGCGGCATGGCGGTTAGGCCAGAGAGCGTTGGCTCGGGCCATGGCGATAGGACCTCCAGGCGATACGGATCTGATCAGCCAGCAATGGTGCGGGGATGCAGAGCAACAGCCACCACCACAACTGTGACGGGATCGGCGCCATCTGGAAGGTCTGCGCCAGTACCGGCCAGCCCTGCAGGGCGCAGAAGGCCACCAGCTCGAGGCTGATGCCGATCAGCAGGAAGAGATGGGGGCGTCTGCGCGAACGGCCGCGGCAGGCGAGGGCTGTGCCCACCTGGGCACACACGATCGATCCCAGGGCCACCGCTGAGGCCTGGTGCTGAATCATCAGCAAGGCCGCAGTGGCTCGGTGGTGCAGGAGGTCTGGCGCCACAAGCTGGAGCTGGGCTAGGCCCAGCCCGTGGCTCCACCAGGTGAGGCCGTAGCCGAGCATCGCCAGGATTCCTTCTAGGAGGCCGAAAAACAGATAGGCCTGCTCCAACAGTTGGCGATCCAGCAGGGGTTGGTCACGGCGGCGGGGGAGCCCTTCCATCACCGTTGTTTCGGGCGGTTCCGCCCCGAGTCCCAGCGCTGGCAACAGATCCGTTCCAAGATCAACCGCGAGGATCTGCAGCACCGTGAGGGCGGCAGGGATCCTCAGCACGAGCATGGTGAAAAAAGGAGCCACCTCGGCAACGTTTGAAGCCAGGATGTAAAGCAGGAAGCGGCGGATGTTCTGGTACACGCCTCGGCCGTGCCGCACCGCGGAGATGATCGTGGCGAAGTTGTCATCCACGAGCACGATGTCGGCGGCCTCGCGAGCCACATCCGTTCCACTGCGCCCCATGGCAATACCCACGTCGGCTGCGCGTAGGGCTGGAGCGTCATTGACGCCGTCCCCGGTCACCGCGACCACCTCGCCGAGGGCTTTGTAGCTCTTCACCAGCCGTAGCTTTTGTTCCGGTGCCATCCGCGCGAACACCAGCCGCGAGCGGAACTTCAGCAGTTGACGCAGCTGGGCATCGCTAAGCCTGGCTAGATCGCTGCCATTGATCACCCGCACCGGATCATGTTGGGCATGGGCTGGAGTATCCAGGAGGCCGATCTGTCTCGCGATGGCTTCGGCCGTGAGGCCGTAATCCCCCGTGACCATCGTGACCTTGATGCCCGCCTTGTGGCAGGCCGTGATCGCTTGATGCACCCCCGGGCGGGGTGGATCGTAGAGACCCACAAGACCCATCAGCACAAGCTGTTGTTCCTCGATCTGCGGCTGATCGCACGGACGGCAGGCAATGGCCAGCACCCGGTAGCCCTGCCGCGCCATCACGTTGTTGGCGGCGTGCACCAGATCCCGCTCTGGTGCGGTGAGGGGCGTCATCACACCGGCATGCCACCAATGGCTGCAACGCTCCAGCAGTTCCACTGGAGCACCCTTGCTGCATTGCATCCATGTGCAGGGCAGGGGCCAGCGGCGGTCGTTCTGCCAATGCAGCAGCACGCTCATCAGTCGTCGCGCCGAATCGAAAGGCAGCTCCTGCAGCCTGGGTAGCCGCTGCCGCTCCTGGTCTGGGTCAATGCCGTTTCGTTGGGCACCCTGCAGCAGAGCCGTTTCGGTGGGATCGCCAACGTTGAGCGAGGCGTTGCAGCACAGCGATGCCATCAACAGCAGGAGCGGACGATCGCTGCCCCAGGTGTCCTGCAGGGTCATCGCATTGGCTGTGAGTGTTCCGGTTTTGTCGGTGCAGATCACGCTCACGCAGCCGAGGGTTTCTACCGCTGAAAGCCGCCGCACCAGCGCCCGCTCCCGCGCCATGCGTTTCACAGCCAGGGCCAACACCAGCGTCACTGTGGGCAGCAGGCCCTCAGGCACGTTGGCCACGATGATGCCGATGGAGAACACCAGGCTCTCCAAAGGCGGCACTCCCACCAGCGTGATGCCGGCCAGAAAGGCGATGGCGCCAAGGCTCAGGGCGATGCCGGTCACGGTCCGCACGATGCGGCCCACCTGCACTTCAAGGGTGCTGGGGGAACGCTCGATGCCGGCACTTAGGTGAGCAACCTGGGCAAACTCTGTTTCAGCGCCTGTTGCGTAAACGAGGGCCTGGCAGCGCCCCGCAGCCACGCATGTTCCTGCCGGCAGCAGATTGGCTGCTTCCGAAGGATTGCGTTGCTGTGCCAACGCCGCCGACCCGCGCGCCAGCGGCAGTGCTTCACCCGTGAGGAGCGATGCATTGAGCGACAGGGCCGATGCCTCAATCACCCGGCAGTCGGCTGGCACCTGGTCGCCGGCCTCAAGCTCCAGCAAGTCGCCTGGAACCAGAGCATCCGATGGGAGCTGGGTCATCAACCCTTGCCGCCAGACGCGCACGTGCTGTGGCAGTACCGCTGTGAGAGCCGCCAGGGTGCGTTCAGCCTGAAAGTCTTGCCAGAAACTGAACAGGCCATTGATCAGCACCACGCCCCAAATCGCCCATCCGAGGGAGGGTGTGCCGGCCACGATGGCCATCGCCCCCGCTGCCCAGAGCAGCAGCGCCATGAAGTGCGTGAGCTGATCGCCCAAGCGCAGGATCAGGGGGCGATGGCGCTGGGGTGGTAAGCAATTGGGCCCGAAATGGGCCAGCCGGAGGTTGGCTTCGAGGCTGCCGAGGCCTGCTGGGCTGCTGCCTAGGGCAAGCAACGCCTGCTCCGGGCTCAGGCAGCTGATGGGTTGGGCCGCAGGCACTGCCACGGGGATCACGCCGCTGCTTGCCGGCGCAGGCTGCCCTTGGCCGCCTCCAGCACCTGGCGCTGCTCAGGATCAAGCTTGCGGCCGGCGCGGTTGACATACAGGCAGAGCATCGCCATGGCACTGGCGTAGGCACTGCGCTTGCGGCGCGTGCTGCCATGGGCAGACTGGAGTAAGGAGGCGGCGATGCGCTCCGGATCGCTCCAGGTGAACAGGCCGGCCTCAAGATCCAGTGCTGGTGGCCGCTCGGCCACCTGAGCCGACCAGCGGCCGTGGGCTGATACGGGGGTGCTGCTGATTGCCATGGCGCCAGCCTGATCAGAGCAGTGCTGCGAGGGCGATGGCTGCCGCGCGCCTACGGCGACGCAGCGTTGATTTCACCTCAGATGCACCGCGGCGGGCCCATGCATCCTGTAGCGCCGATTGGGTATGGCGAGTGTTGCTGTTGCCATGCCTGTTCCGGCCAGTCTTGCCGCCATCGCCGAGGCGGCTGATGTGCGCTTCAACGGCGATCGCCCCTGGGATCTACGGGTGCATGATCCCCGCCTTTATGGGGCACTACTGCGGCAGGGCTCGCTGGCCCTGGGCAACGGCTACGTGCGGGGGGCATGGGATTGCGAGCAGCTTGATGAGCTGATTTGCCGCCTGCTGCGCAGCAATGGCAATCGCCCGCTCAGCCTGCGCTCAAGCCTGGCTGAACTGGTGCGGATCCTGCGCGACCAGTTCAGCAATCCCCAGGCGCTGCGCCGCTCTTTTGTGGTGGGCTATCGGCACTACGACATCGATCCGCGGGTGTACGCCGCCACGCTGGATCCGCTGATGGTGTACAGCTGTGGCTATTGGCGCCAGGCCGACAACCTTGAAGCCGCGCAGGATCACAAGCTGCGGCTGATCTGCGAAAAGCTGGAGTTGCGGCCGGGCATGCGCCTGCTGGATGTGGGATGCGGCTGGGGATCGTTGGCGGCCTATGCGGCCAGGCATTACGGCGTGGAGGTGGTGGGCATCACGGTGTCAGCCCAGCAGGCCAGCTGGATTGGTGAGCATCTGGCCGAACTACCCATTCGTGTGGAGTTGTGCGATTACCGGCAGCTGCCGGCGCTGGATCCGGGGTGTTTTGATCGCATCGCCTCGGTGGGCATGTTTGAGCATGTTGGTCGCCGCAATGATGCCGCTTTCTTTGGCACGTTGCAGCGCCTGTTGCACCCCGATGGGCTGGTGTTGCTGCACACGATTGGATCGGCCTGCAGTACTCGCCGCATCGATCCCTGGATCGATCGCTACATC
Coding sequences:
- a CDS encoding DUF3175 domain-containing protein is translated as MAISSTPVSAHGRWSAQVAERPPALDLEAGLFTWSDPERIAASLLQSAHGSTRRKRSAYASAMAMLCLYVNRAGRKLDPEQRQVLEAAKGSLRRQAAA
- a CDS encoding cation-transporting P-type ATPase, whose amino-acid sequence is MAVPAAQPISCLSPEQALLALGSSPAGLGSLEANLRLAHFGPNCLPPQRHRPLILRLGDQLTHFMALLLWAAGAMAIVAGTPSLGWAIWGVVLINGLFSFWQDFQAERTLAALTAVLPQHVRVWRQGLMTQLPSDALVPGDLLELEAGDQVPADCRVIEASALSLNASLLTGEALPLARGSAALAQQRNPSEAANLLPAGTCVAAGRCQALVYATGAETEFAQVAHLSAGIERSPSTLEVQVGRIVRTVTGIALSLGAIAFLAGITLVGVPPLESLVFSIGIIVANVPEGLLPTVTLVLALAVKRMARERALVRRLSAVETLGCVSVICTDKTGTLTANAMTLQDTWGSDRPLLLLMASLCCNASLNVGDPTETALLQGAQRNGIDPDQERQRLPRLQELPFDSARRLMSVLLHWQNDRRWPLPCTWMQCSKGAPVELLERCSHWWHAGVMTPLTAPERDLVHAANNVMARQGYRVLAIACRPCDQPQIEEQQLVLMGLVGLYDPPRPGVHQAITACHKAGIKVTMVTGDYGLTAEAIARQIGLLDTPAHAQHDPVRVINGSDLARLSDAQLRQLLKFRSRLVFARMAPEQKLRLVKSYKALGEVVAVTGDGVNDAPALRAADVGIAMGRSGTDVAREAADIVLVDDNFATIISAVRHGRGVYQNIRRFLLYILASNVAEVAPFFTMLVLRIPAALTVLQILAVDLGTDLLPALGLGAEPPETTVMEGLPRRRDQPLLDRQLLEQAYLFFGLLEGILAMLGYGLTWWSHGLGLAQLQLVAPDLLHHRATAALLMIQHQASAVALGSIVCAQVGTALACRGRSRRRPHLFLLIGISLELVAFCALQGWPVLAQTFQMAPIPSQLWWWLLLCIPAPLLADQIRIAWRSYRHGPSQRSLA
- the cfa gene encoding cyclopropane fatty acyl phospholipid synthase, producing MPVPASLAAIAEAADVRFNGDRPWDLRVHDPRLYGALLRQGSLALGNGYVRGAWDCEQLDELICRLLRSNGNRPLSLRSSLAELVRILRDQFSNPQALRRSFVVGYRHYDIDPRVYAATLDPLMVYSCGYWRQADNLEAAQDHKLRLICEKLELRPGMRLLDVGCGWGSLAAYAARHYGVEVVGITVSAQQASWIGEHLAELPIRVELCDYRQLPALDPGCFDRIASVGMFEHVGRRNDAAFFGTLQRLLHPDGLVLLHTIGSACSTRRIDPWIDRYIFPGGRLPSASQLADGLEGRFLIEDWENFGLDYDRTLLAWWQNFESAWPRLENDSTPEFFRFWRYYLLSCAGFFRSRQGQLWQVVLSRPERSGSYQSLRPARQEEPTSAQHDAAIEGQPCSA
- a CDS encoding phosphoribosyltransferase gives rise to the protein MARANALWPNRHAAGQALAQRLSAWREQSDALVLGLPRGGVVVAAEVARALQLPLASWAVRKLAHPRAPELALGAIAPGGILIWDEPTASSYGLDPSLRQRIVAAESHELERRRRLYGDPAPASLRHRPLLVVDDGVATGLTVRAALESLRQVQPSLLVLAVPVIDRQVAAQLRPGLDDLIALAEVDDLWAVGAWYQRFEPVSDREVLALMAACSGGRANNTAAVHQKERSARS